The following proteins are co-located in the Arctopsyche grandis isolate Sample6627 chromosome 3, ASM5162203v2, whole genome shotgun sequence genome:
- the LOC143910061 gene encoding stromelysin-2-like has protein sequence MSPLNILIYLFVLFGGAVSTLTTDEIRAVEYLRKYGYIDKENDIGSSCNFDKEVLEKALKSFQDAAGLKATGIVDEESINRMNEYRCGMGDLGSLDAIEKDIGPLIWGSKNLTFAITEYPSYLRSGVVDSIIMQAFAFMSKNVDIIFSRVLYEPDIEIKFVSSISQSAYTAFDEGSHVTAVSSVPGILGKIYFNDEIEWSRKNVKGFSLFRHAVHQIAHILGLGHGNFTTILSPFVGIQEKFNELEKSDLAFNLLQTFYGPQDASSAVKKNSLCGSRYIDTIYRTRNYQYLYVFVDKYYWKMDSNRKTIETAKLISEKWSELVGPIDAAYQDKNGWTYVFIGSKFWKYFGSYLQDGYPKNIVDVFPNGPAEVSTAIEDVVKNELLLTNKEYTYVYIKNNNVRNGYQFKGNYRHGIIFDTALYSRNTSTIYVFQNDKYDLMNMKKLVDSNYYGATNYRYELPEFFKCTDKSLDNLEDDMIL, from the exons ATGTCACCTTTAAATATACTCATATATCTTTTCGTTCTTTTTGGTGGTGCGGTTTCAACGTTAACTACAGATGAAATCCGCGCTGTG GAGTACTTGAGAAAGTATGGTTATATTGATAAAGAAAATGATATTGGCTCTTCATGCAACTTTGATAAAGAAGTATTGGAGAAAGCATTGAAAAGTTTTCAAGATGCTGCTGGATTGAAAGCTACAG GTATAGTCGATGAAGAATCTATCAACAGAATGAATGAATATCGTTGCGGCATGGGAGACTTGGGCTCATTGGATGCAATAGAGAAAGATATTG GTCCACTAATATGGGGAAGTAAAAATTTAACATTCGCCATCACCGAGTACCCATCATATCTCAGATCCGGAGTTGTTGACAGCATAATAATGCAAGCGTTCGCATTTATGTCAAAAAATGtcgatattatattttcgcGCGTTTTATATGAACCTGACATTGAAATTAA atttgtaAGTTCCATTTCACAAAGTGCTTACACAGCGTTTGATGAAGGATCTCACGTTACCGCAGTATCGAGTGTTCCT GGGATTTTGGGAAAAATATACTTCAACGACGAAATTGAATGGAGTAGGAAAAACGTGAAAGGATTTAGTCTGTTTAGGCATGCCGTGCATCAAATAGCACACATCCTAGGTTTGGGACATGGTAACTTCACAACGATTCTATCACCTTTCGTTGGCATTCAAGAAAAATTCAATGAATTAGAAAAGTCTGATTTAGCATTTAATCTTTTACAG ACGTTTTATGGACCGCAAGATGCGTCTTCTGCAGTAAAAAAGAATAGTTTATGTGGATCGAGATATATAGATACCATTTATCGCACTAGAAATTATCAATACTTGTATGTTTTTGTTG ATAAATACTACTGGAAAATGGATAGCAACAGAAAGACAATTGAAACTGCTAAATTAATATCAGAGAAGTGGAGCGAATTGGTAGGTCCCATTGATGCTGCATATCAGGATAAAAATGGATGGACATATGTTTTCATCGGGAGCAAATTTTGGAAGTATTTTGGCAGTTATTTGCAAGACGGTTACCCAAAGAATATTGTTGATG TATTTCCCAATGGACCCGCTGAAGTATCAACAGCGATTGAAGATGTTGTCAAGAACGAGTTGTTGTTAACGAACAAagagtatacgtatgtatatataaaaaataacaatgtgAGAAATGGTTATCAATTCAAAGGCAACTATCGACATGGCATCATTTTTGACACAGCGTTATATTCCAGAAACACGTCCACAATATATGTGTTTCAAAATGACAAATATGACTTGATGAACATGAAAAAATTGGTG GATTCCAATTATTACGGAGCAACAAATTATAGATATGAGCTTCcagaatttttcaaatgtacTGATAAAAGTTTAGATAACTTAGAAGATGATAtgattttgtaa